The Nicotiana tabacum cultivar K326 chromosome 14, ASM71507v2, whole genome shotgun sequence genome contains a region encoding:
- the LOC107826918 gene encoding uncharacterized protein LOC107826918, protein MTSTIHSSSAALHHPSATTAAACSLKSVSLKRKSPPPPSSPSDEPSLKKITLHPPPSAAAERVPEKTPSPAFSPFSSKRVSDKSPFSMCSITPTNPAISLLPFSRFTAAQPHNNSLRRTLSEPPVFNSFTAYVTYMNSQSPENAKNSNISAFKWQRPLRRSISVPTDADILAPAAVNPLLPSNPSLNSEKTTKRKILNQFLNEGDDTEDTCPEYKDENNINNSEGSKQFVNENESDHKGHSTASDKED, encoded by the exons ATGACTTCAACCATTCATAGCTCCTCCGCCGCCCTCCACCACCCCTCTGCCACCACCGCCGCCGCCTGCAGCTTGAAGAGTGTCTCTCTAAAGAGAAAATCTCCACCACCACCCTCTTCTCCTTCTGATGAACCCTCCCTCAAAAAGATCACTCTCCATCCACCACCGTCCGCCGCCGCCGAAAGGGTACCGGAAAAAACACCATCCCCTGCTTTTTCACCCTTCTCCTCCAAAAGGGTATCTGACAAATCACCATTTTCCATGTGTTCAATTACCCCAACTAATCCGGCCATTTCTCTACTCCCATTTTCAAGATTCACAGCAGCGCAGCCGCATAACAACAGTCTGCGGCGGACACTCTCAGAACCACCCGTTTTTAATTCTTTTACTGCTTATGTTACGTACATGAATTCTCAGTCACCGGAAAATGCTAAGAACAGTAATATCTCTGCCTTTAAATGGCAACGTCCTCTTCGTAGATCAATTTCTGTTCCTACTGATGCAGATATTCTTGCTCCGGCAGCTGTGAACCCGCTTTTACCATCAAATCCATCACTTAATTCTGAAAAGACTACGAAAAGAAAG ATTTTAAATCAGTTTCTGAATGAAGGAGATGATACAGAAGACACTTGTCCTGAATATAAGGATGAGAATAACATTAACAATTCTGAG GGCTCAAAACAGTTTGTGAATGAAAATGAAAGTGACCATAAGGGGCACAGTACTGCTTCTGATAAAGAAGACTAG
- the LOC107826920 gene encoding haloacid dehalogenase-like hydrolase domain-containing protein At2g33255 isoform X2, with product MQLLLSKAFLFLHTTRTFSTMAISTSSSISLSSKPRLKGVIFDMDGTLTVPVIDFQAMYKAVLGHDEYLAVKSKNPSGIDILHHIENWSPDKQRRAYEIITDFEKQGQDRLQIMPGATELCSFLDSKNIRRGLITRNVKDAVDLFHVKFSPALSREFRPYKPDPAPLLHICSTWGVQSNEVMMIGDSLKDDVACGKRAGAFTCLLDETGRYDAPEYANIEHQPDYKVSSLVEVQSLLERHFELTS from the exons ATGCAGCTTCTACTTTCAAAAGCTTTCCTTTTTCTACATACAACAAGAACCTTTTCAACAATGGCCATATCTACATCCAGTTCAATTTCTCTTTCTTCAAAACCCCGTCTTAAGGGTGTAATATTTGACATGGACGGAACCCTAACGGTTCCCGTTATTGATTTTCAAGCCATGTATAAAGCTGTTCTTGGTCATGATGAGTACCTTGCCGTTAAATCCAAGAACCCATCTGGCATTGATATTTTGCACCACATTGAAAATTGGAGCCCCGATAAGCAACGTCGGGCTTATGAAATTATTACTGATTTTGAAAAGCAAGGCCAGGATCGCCTCCAAATTATGCCTG GTGCTACTGAACTTTGCAGTTTTCTTGATTCTAAGAATATTAG AAGGGGATTAATCACTAGAAATGTCAAAGATGCAGTTGACTTGTTTCAT GTAAAATTTTCTCCTGCACTGAGTAGGGAATTTCGTCCTTATAAACCAGATCCAGCTCCATTGTTGCATATTTGTTCAACTTGGGGAGTTCAATCTAATGAAGTGATGATGATTGGGGACAGCCTTAAAGATGAT GTTGCTTGTGGCAAAAGAGCTGGAGCATTTACTTGCTTGCTCGACGAAACAGGAAGGTATGATGCTCCAGAATATGCAAACATTGAACACCAACCAGACTATAAGGTGTCTTCTCTTGTTGAGGTTCAGTCACTGTTAGAAAGACATTTTGAGCTGACATCTTGA
- the LOC107826920 gene encoding haloacid dehalogenase-like hydrolase domain-containing protein At2g33255 isoform X1, which translates to MQLLLSKAFLFLHTTRTFSTMAISTSSSISLSSKPRLKGVIFDMDGTLTVPVIDFQAMYKAVLGHDEYLAVKSKNPSGIDILHHIENWSPDKQRRAYEIITDFEKQGQDRLQIMPGATELCSFLDSKNIRRGLITRNVKDAVDLFHVRFGVKFSPALSREFRPYKPDPAPLLHICSTWGVQSNEVMMIGDSLKDDVACGKRAGAFTCLLDETGRYDAPEYANIEHQPDYKVSSLVEVQSLLERHFELTS; encoded by the exons ATGCAGCTTCTACTTTCAAAAGCTTTCCTTTTTCTACATACAACAAGAACCTTTTCAACAATGGCCATATCTACATCCAGTTCAATTTCTCTTTCTTCAAAACCCCGTCTTAAGGGTGTAATATTTGACATGGACGGAACCCTAACGGTTCCCGTTATTGATTTTCAAGCCATGTATAAAGCTGTTCTTGGTCATGATGAGTACCTTGCCGTTAAATCCAAGAACCCATCTGGCATTGATATTTTGCACCACATTGAAAATTGGAGCCCCGATAAGCAACGTCGGGCTTATGAAATTATTACTGATTTTGAAAAGCAAGGCCAGGATCGCCTCCAAATTATGCCTG GTGCTACTGAACTTTGCAGTTTTCTTGATTCTAAGAATATTAG AAGGGGATTAATCACTAGAAATGTCAAAGATGCAGTTGACTTGTTTCATGTACGCTTTGGA GTAAAATTTTCTCCTGCACTGAGTAGGGAATTTCGTCCTTATAAACCAGATCCAGCTCCATTGTTGCATATTTGTTCAACTTGGGGAGTTCAATCTAATGAAGTGATGATGATTGGGGACAGCCTTAAAGATGAT GTTGCTTGTGGCAAAAGAGCTGGAGCATTTACTTGCTTGCTCGACGAAACAGGAAGGTATGATGCTCCAGAATATGCAAACATTGAACACCAACCAGACTATAAGGTGTCTTCTCTTGTTGAGGTTCAGTCACTGTTAGAAAGACATTTTGAGCTGACATCTTGA
- the LOC142168843 gene encoding uncharacterized protein LOC142168843, with protein MSALPDFKFHLMCKQLKLTHLVFADDLMMFSKGETGLMNRVIEALAHFSGVSGLVANMDESSMFMTYIDDQMKETLLSNTCFSLGTFPIRYLGLPLSSKNGASWIVTSLLRR; from the coding sequence ATGAGTGCTCTACCAGATTTCAAATTTCATCTTATGTGCAAGCAATTGAAGCTGACACATCTAGTATTTGCTGATGATCTCATGATGTTTTCCAAGGGGGAAACTGGTTTAATGAATAGAGTTATAGAGGCTTTGGCACATTTCAGTGGTGTATCAGGATTGGTGGCCAACATGGACGAATCTAGCATGTTTATGACATACATTGATGATCAAATGAAGGAAACTCTTCTAAGTAATACATGTTTCTCCCTAGGTACTTTTCCTATAAGGTACCTTGGTTTACCACTGTCATCTAAGAATGGAGCAAGTTGGATTGTTACCAGCTTGTTGAGAAGATAA